A portion of the Osmerus mordax isolate fOsmMor3 chromosome 22, fOsmMor3.pri, whole genome shotgun sequence genome contains these proteins:
- the slc4a10a gene encoding sodium-driven chloride bicarbonate exchanger isoform X1 produces the protein MASSVRTDEEAVVDRGGTRSMLNTNFEKEELEGHRTLYIGVHVPLGRRSHRRHRHHGHRHRKRSRERDSEVDDGRESPSHMDTPAQRVQFLLGTEDGDEEHIPHALFTELDEICLREGEDAEWKETARWLKFEEDVEDGGERWSKPYVATLSLHSLFELRSCILNGTVLLDMRAGSLEEIADMVLDQHEVSGPLGEDARRRIREALLKQHHHQNHKKLANRIPIVRSFADIGKKQSEPHSMDKNGQTVSPQSQPASMEVKGDVSRENSAVDFSKIDLHFMKKIPAGAEASNVLVGELEFLERPVVAFIRLAPAVLLNGLAEVPITTRFLFILLGPLGKGPQYHEIGRSIATLMTDEVFHDVAYKAKDRKDLVAGIDEFLDQVTVLPPGEWDPSIRIEPPKNVPSQEKRKVPPMPNGVTDLGEAEESEGHGGPELQRTGRFFGGFFMDIKRKAPHYLSDYKDAVSLQCLASFLFLYCACMSPVITFGGLLGEATEGRVSAIESLFGASMTGIAYSLFAGQPLTILGSTGPVLVFEKILFKFCKDYGLSYLSLRACIGLWTAFLCLVLVATDASSLVCYITRFTEEAFASLICLIFIYEALEKLIHLGEHYPINMNNNLQKLTQYSCVCVEPTHPTNETLRYWEERNITASNVNWTSLEVSECEVFQGHFEGSACGPHGPYIPDVLFWSVILFFSTVAMSSFLKEFKTSRYFPTKVRAIISDFAVFITILTMVLVDYGLGIPSPKLQVPSKFKPTRDDRGWWINPVGPNPWWTTIVTVIPALLCTILIFMDQQITAVIINRKEHKLKKGCGYHLDLFVVGVMLGVCSLMGLPWFVAATVLSISHVNSLKLESECSAPGEQPRFLGIREQRFTGLMIFLLMGCSVFMTSVLKFIPMPVLYGVFLYMGASSLRGIQFFDRLKLFGMPAKHQPDFIYLRHVPLRKVHLFTVVQLTCLALLWIIKTSKAAIVFPMMVLALVFIRKLLDFFYTKRELSWLDDLIPEWKKKKLEDAEEEEEHSIVAEEEGIIQVPMEGHYKTDLSDPATVNISDEMSKGSFGNVWKSVNPENAEKKKDPSAKSSPT, from the exons ATGGCTTCATCTGTCAG GACTGATGAGGAAGCGGTGGTGGACCGTGGGGGCACGCGCTCCATGCTCAACACCAACTTTGAGAAGGAGGAGCTGGAAG gtCACCGGACTCTCTACATAGGAGTCCATGTCCCACTGGGCCGCCGGTCTCACCGACGCCACCGTCACCATGGTCACCGGCACAGGAAGAGGTCCAGGGAGAGAGACTCCGAGGTGGATGATGGGAGAGAGTCGCCCTCCCACA TGGACACCCCTGCCCAGAGGGTGCAGTTCCTGCTGGGGACGGAGGATGGTGACGAGGAGCACATCCCCCACGCCCTGTTCACAGAGCTGGATGAGATCTGTCTCCGCGAGGGAGAGGATGCAGAGTGGAAGGAGACCGCCAG GTGGCTGAAGTTTGAGGAGGACGTGGAGGACGGGGGCGAGCGCTGGAGCAAGCCCTACGTGGCCACGCTGTCCCTCCACAGCCTGTTTGAGCTGCGCAGCTGCATCCTGAATGGCACCGTGCTGCTGGACATGAGGGCCGGATCCCTGGAGGAGATCGCAG acaTGGTCCTGGACCAGCACGAGGTGTCGGGGCCCCTGGGCGAGGACGCCAGGCGCAGGATACGAGAGGCCCTGCTGAAGCAGCACCACCACCAGAACCACAAGAAGCTGGCCAATCGCATCCCCATCGTACGATCCTTCGCCGACATCGGCAAGAAGCAGTCGGAACCGCACTCCATGGACAAGAACG GCCAGACGGTCTCTCCCCAGTCCCAGCCGGCCAGCATGGAGGTCAAGGGAGACGTGAGCAGGGAGAACAGCGCCGTAGACTTCAGCAAG ATAGACCTCCACTTCATGAAGAAGATCCCGGCGGGTGCAGAGGCCTCCAACGTCCTGGTGGGGGAGCTAGAGTTCCTGGAGCGTCCTGTGGTGGCGTTCATACGCCTGGCGCCAGCCGTGCTGCTCAACGGCCTGGCTGAGGTGCCCATCACCACCAG GTTCCTCTTCATCCTGCTGGGGCCTCTGGGTAAGGGACCCCAGTACCACGAGATCGGCCGCTCCATCGCCACGCTGATGACTGACGAg GTCTTCCATGACGTGGCATACAAAGCCAAGGACAGGAAGGACCTGGTGGCGGGTATCGATGAGTTTCTGGATCAGGTGACGGTGCTGCCTCCAGGAGAGTGGGACCCGTCCATCAGGATAGAGCCGCCCAAGAACGTGCCCTCGCAG gagaagaggaaggtccCTCCCATGCCCAATGGGGTGACGGACctgggagaagcagaggagTCTGAGGGCCACGGAGGACCGGAGCTGCAGCGCACTGGGAG GTTTTTTGGAGGCTTCTTCATGGACATCAAGCGCAAGGCCCCCCACTACCTGTCTGACTACAAAGATGCAGTCAGCCTACAGTGTCTGgcctccttcctgttcctctactGCGCCTGCATGTCCCCCGTCATCACCTTCGGGGGGCTCCTGGGGGAGGCCACGGAGGGACGCGTA AGTGCCATCGAGTCCCTGTTCGGAGCCTCCATGACAGGCATTGCCTACTCCCTGTTCGCCGGCCAGCCTCTCACCATCCTGGGCAGCACTGGACCCGTCCTGGTGTTTGAGAAGATCCTCTTCAAGTTCTGCAA gGACTACGGTTTGTCCTATCTGTCCCTGCGCGCCTGTATCGGTCTGTGGACGGCATTCCTGTGCCTGGTCCTGGTCGCCACGGACGCCAGCTCGCTGGTGTGCTACATCACGCGCTTCACGGAGGAGGCCTTCGCCTCGCTCATCTGCCTCATCTTCATCTACGAGGCGCTGGAGAAgctgatccacctgggagagcaCTACCCCATCAACATGAACAACAACCTGCAGAAGCTCACCCAGTACTc gtgtgtgtgtgtggagcccacacaccccaccaacgAGACGCTGAGgtactgggaggagaggaacattaCTGCCTCCAACGTCAACTGGACGTCCCTGGAAGTCTCG GAGTGCGAGGTGTTCCAGGGTCATTTCGAGGGCAGCGCCTGCGGCCCTCACGGCCCCTACATCCCAGACGTGCTCTTCTGGTCCGTGATCCTGTTCTTCTCCACCGTGGCCATGTCCTCCTTCCTCAAGGAGTTCAAGACCAGCCGATACTTCCCCACCAAG gtgaGGGCGATCATCAGTGACTTTGCTGTTTtcatcaccatcctcaccatGGTCCTGGTGGACTACGGCCTGGGAATCCCCTCCCCAAAACTGCAGGTCCCCAGCAAGTTTAAA CCCACCAGGGACGACCGCGGGTGGTGGATCAACCCGGTGGGGCCGAACCCCTGGTGGACCACCATCGTGACGGTCATCCCCGCTCTGCTCTGCACCATCCTCATCTTCATGGACCAGCAGATCACTGCCGTCATCATCAACAGGAAGGAGCACAAGCTCAAG AAGGGCTGTGGCTACCACCTGGACCTTTTCGTGGTGGGGGTGATGCTGGGGGTGTGCTCCCTCATGGGCCTGCCCTGGTTCGTGGCGGCCAccgtcctctccatctcccacgtCAACAGCCTGAAGTTGGAGTCGGAGTGCTCCGCCCCTGGCGAGCAGCCCCGCTTCCTGGGGATCAGAGAGCAGCGCTTCACCGGCCTCATGATCTTCCTGCTCATGGGCTGCTCCGTGTTCATGACATCCGTGCTCAAG TTCATCCCGATGCCAGTGCTGTATGGGGTCTTCTTGTACATGGGAGCTTCTTCTCTGAGGGGAATTCAG TTCTTCGACCGTCTGAAGTTGTTCGGCATGCCGGCCAAACACCAGCCGGACTTTATCTACCTGCGGCACGTGCCCCTGAGGAAGGTGCACCTGTTCACCGTGGTGCAGCTCACCTGCCTGGCTCTGCTCTGGATCATCAAGACCTCCAAGGCTGCCATCGTCTTCCCCATGATG GTCTTAGCCCTGGTGTTCATCCGGAAGCTCCTGGACTTCTTCTACACCAAGCGGGAGCTGAGCTGGCTGGATGACCTGATTCCTgagtggaagaagaagaaactggAGGatgcggaggaggag gaggaacacagcatcgtagcggaggaggaggggatcatCCAGGTGCCGATGGAGGGACACTACAA GACGGACCTTAGTGACCCAGCAACAGTAAACATCTCAGACGAGATGTCCAAGGGCTCGTTCGGAAACGTGTGGAAGAGTGTCAACCCAGAGAacgcagaaaaa
- the tbr1a gene encoding T-box brain protein 1, whose amino-acid sequence MFPILSFNISGLDPTAHYNVFVDLSLADPNHWRFQGGQWVPSGKADTNITGNKTYMHPDSPNTGAHWMRQEISFGKLKLANNKGAMDGPGQMVVVQSLHKYQPRLNVVEVKEDGTEDTCHSRGLQTFTFPETQFVAVTAYQNTDITQLKIDHNPFAKGFRDNYDRFYTGCDTDRLTPPSDSYAKLVPSARYAIANSFLQHQFYNTYSRSGFSPLSGFSYVPFNQTNGMLSPQTVQDNPTAPPRWFGNERLDLASRAYEGPSSFDLATNAAALASYAAAAKPLQIHSTATECAGGNFGYYAEASGFTRPSLQYCGSSTSPLAPWINGHTGAVDCVADVESARPEDGLQTDVPRDTKQSDLSECRWLGTSS is encoded by the exons ATGTTCCCAATTTTAAGTTTTAATATATCTGGACTTGATCCAACTGCGCACTACAACGTTTTCGTGGATCTGAGCCTCGCGGACCCGAATCACTGGCGTTTCCAAGGGGGACAGTGGGTGCCTAGTGGAAAGGCGGACACAAACATAACAG GGAACAAGACGTACATGCACCCTGACTCCCCAAACACTGGGGCGCACTGGATGCGTCAAGAGATTTCGTTTGGAAAACTCAAACTGGCAAATAACAAGGGAGCCATGGATGGGCCGGGGCAG ATGGTGGTCGTGCAGTCACTGCATAAATACCAGCCCCGGTTGAATGTGGTGGAAGTGAAGGAGGACGGCACGGAGGATACCTGTCACTCCAGGGGCCTTCAAACGTTCACTTTCCCAGAAACACAGTTCGTTGCCGTCACAGCTTATCAGAATACAGAC ATAACGCAATTGAAAATTGACCACAACCCATTTGCTAAAGGCTTTCGGGACAATTATGACAG ATTCTATACCGGTTGTGACACTGACCGGTTGACACCTCCTAGTGACTCATATGCCAAGCTCGTGCCCAGTGCTAGATATGCCATTGCCAACTCCTTCCTGCAGCATCAGTTTTACAACACTTACAGCAGGTCAGGTTTTAGCCCACTTTCTGGCTTCAGTTATGTCCCCTTCAACCAAACTAACGGCATGCTTTCGCCGCAAACGGTCCAGGACAACCCAACGGCTCCACCGAGGTGGTTTGGCAACGAGAGACTTGACTTGGCCTCACGCGCGTACGAGGGGCCTTCCTCCTTCGACTTGGCCACAAACGCCGCCGCTTTGGCCTCATATGCCGCAGCTGCCAAACCGCTTCAAATCCACTCCACTGCTACCGAGTGCGCTGGGGGAAATTTCGGTTATTACGCCGAAGCCTCGGGTTTTACGCGTCCTTCCCTCCAGTATTGTGGCTCGTCAACCTCTCCACTCGCACCTTGGATTAACGGACACACCGGCGCGGTGGACTGCGTGGCGGATGTGGAGAGTGCGCGTCCGGAGGATGGTTTGCAAACAGATGTACCTCGCGACACCAAACAAAGTGACCTATCAGAATGCAGATGGCTTGGAACCTCGTCATAA
- the slc4a10a gene encoding sodium-driven chloride bicarbonate exchanger isoform X2: protein MLNTNFEKEELEGHRTLYIGVHVPLGRRSHRRHRHHGHRHRKRSRERDSEVDDGRESPSHMDTPAQRVQFLLGTEDGDEEHIPHALFTELDEICLREGEDAEWKETARWLKFEEDVEDGGERWSKPYVATLSLHSLFELRSCILNGTVLLDMRAGSLEEIADMVLDQHEVSGPLGEDARRRIREALLKQHHHQNHKKLANRIPIVRSFADIGKKQSEPHSMDKNGQTVSPQSQPASMEVKGDVSRENSAVDFSKIDLHFMKKIPAGAEASNVLVGELEFLERPVVAFIRLAPAVLLNGLAEVPITTRFLFILLGPLGKGPQYHEIGRSIATLMTDEVFHDVAYKAKDRKDLVAGIDEFLDQVTVLPPGEWDPSIRIEPPKNVPSQEKRKVPPMPNGVTDLGEAEESEGHGGPELQRTGRFFGGFFMDIKRKAPHYLSDYKDAVSLQCLASFLFLYCACMSPVITFGGLLGEATEGRVSAIESLFGASMTGIAYSLFAGQPLTILGSTGPVLVFEKILFKFCKDYGLSYLSLRACIGLWTAFLCLVLVATDASSLVCYITRFTEEAFASLICLIFIYEALEKLIHLGEHYPINMNNNLQKLTQYSCVCVEPTHPTNETLRYWEERNITASNVNWTSLEVSECEVFQGHFEGSACGPHGPYIPDVLFWSVILFFSTVAMSSFLKEFKTSRYFPTKVRAIISDFAVFITILTMVLVDYGLGIPSPKLQVPSKFKPTRDDRGWWINPVGPNPWWTTIVTVIPALLCTILIFMDQQITAVIINRKEHKLKKGCGYHLDLFVVGVMLGVCSLMGLPWFVAATVLSISHVNSLKLESECSAPGEQPRFLGIREQRFTGLMIFLLMGCSVFMTSVLKFIPMPVLYGVFLYMGASSLRGIQFFDRLKLFGMPAKHQPDFIYLRHVPLRKVHLFTVVQLTCLALLWIIKTSKAAIVFPMMVLALVFIRKLLDFFYTKRELSWLDDLIPEWKKKKLEDAEEEEEHSIVAEEEGIIQVPMEGHYKTDLSDPATVNISDEMSKGSFGNVWKSVNPENAEKKKDPSAKSFSPGGEKRFKRRSKGEKGLDRETSL from the exons ATGCTCAACACCAACTTTGAGAAGGAGGAGCTGGAAG gtCACCGGACTCTCTACATAGGAGTCCATGTCCCACTGGGCCGCCGGTCTCACCGACGCCACCGTCACCATGGTCACCGGCACAGGAAGAGGTCCAGGGAGAGAGACTCCGAGGTGGATGATGGGAGAGAGTCGCCCTCCCACA TGGACACCCCTGCCCAGAGGGTGCAGTTCCTGCTGGGGACGGAGGATGGTGACGAGGAGCACATCCCCCACGCCCTGTTCACAGAGCTGGATGAGATCTGTCTCCGCGAGGGAGAGGATGCAGAGTGGAAGGAGACCGCCAG GTGGCTGAAGTTTGAGGAGGACGTGGAGGACGGGGGCGAGCGCTGGAGCAAGCCCTACGTGGCCACGCTGTCCCTCCACAGCCTGTTTGAGCTGCGCAGCTGCATCCTGAATGGCACCGTGCTGCTGGACATGAGGGCCGGATCCCTGGAGGAGATCGCAG acaTGGTCCTGGACCAGCACGAGGTGTCGGGGCCCCTGGGCGAGGACGCCAGGCGCAGGATACGAGAGGCCCTGCTGAAGCAGCACCACCACCAGAACCACAAGAAGCTGGCCAATCGCATCCCCATCGTACGATCCTTCGCCGACATCGGCAAGAAGCAGTCGGAACCGCACTCCATGGACAAGAACG GCCAGACGGTCTCTCCCCAGTCCCAGCCGGCCAGCATGGAGGTCAAGGGAGACGTGAGCAGGGAGAACAGCGCCGTAGACTTCAGCAAG ATAGACCTCCACTTCATGAAGAAGATCCCGGCGGGTGCAGAGGCCTCCAACGTCCTGGTGGGGGAGCTAGAGTTCCTGGAGCGTCCTGTGGTGGCGTTCATACGCCTGGCGCCAGCCGTGCTGCTCAACGGCCTGGCTGAGGTGCCCATCACCACCAG GTTCCTCTTCATCCTGCTGGGGCCTCTGGGTAAGGGACCCCAGTACCACGAGATCGGCCGCTCCATCGCCACGCTGATGACTGACGAg GTCTTCCATGACGTGGCATACAAAGCCAAGGACAGGAAGGACCTGGTGGCGGGTATCGATGAGTTTCTGGATCAGGTGACGGTGCTGCCTCCAGGAGAGTGGGACCCGTCCATCAGGATAGAGCCGCCCAAGAACGTGCCCTCGCAG gagaagaggaaggtccCTCCCATGCCCAATGGGGTGACGGACctgggagaagcagaggagTCTGAGGGCCACGGAGGACCGGAGCTGCAGCGCACTGGGAG GTTTTTTGGAGGCTTCTTCATGGACATCAAGCGCAAGGCCCCCCACTACCTGTCTGACTACAAAGATGCAGTCAGCCTACAGTGTCTGgcctccttcctgttcctctactGCGCCTGCATGTCCCCCGTCATCACCTTCGGGGGGCTCCTGGGGGAGGCCACGGAGGGACGCGTA AGTGCCATCGAGTCCCTGTTCGGAGCCTCCATGACAGGCATTGCCTACTCCCTGTTCGCCGGCCAGCCTCTCACCATCCTGGGCAGCACTGGACCCGTCCTGGTGTTTGAGAAGATCCTCTTCAAGTTCTGCAA gGACTACGGTTTGTCCTATCTGTCCCTGCGCGCCTGTATCGGTCTGTGGACGGCATTCCTGTGCCTGGTCCTGGTCGCCACGGACGCCAGCTCGCTGGTGTGCTACATCACGCGCTTCACGGAGGAGGCCTTCGCCTCGCTCATCTGCCTCATCTTCATCTACGAGGCGCTGGAGAAgctgatccacctgggagagcaCTACCCCATCAACATGAACAACAACCTGCAGAAGCTCACCCAGTACTc gtgtgtgtgtgtggagcccacacaccccaccaacgAGACGCTGAGgtactgggaggagaggaacattaCTGCCTCCAACGTCAACTGGACGTCCCTGGAAGTCTCG GAGTGCGAGGTGTTCCAGGGTCATTTCGAGGGCAGCGCCTGCGGCCCTCACGGCCCCTACATCCCAGACGTGCTCTTCTGGTCCGTGATCCTGTTCTTCTCCACCGTGGCCATGTCCTCCTTCCTCAAGGAGTTCAAGACCAGCCGATACTTCCCCACCAAG gtgaGGGCGATCATCAGTGACTTTGCTGTTTtcatcaccatcctcaccatGGTCCTGGTGGACTACGGCCTGGGAATCCCCTCCCCAAAACTGCAGGTCCCCAGCAAGTTTAAA CCCACCAGGGACGACCGCGGGTGGTGGATCAACCCGGTGGGGCCGAACCCCTGGTGGACCACCATCGTGACGGTCATCCCCGCTCTGCTCTGCACCATCCTCATCTTCATGGACCAGCAGATCACTGCCGTCATCATCAACAGGAAGGAGCACAAGCTCAAG AAGGGCTGTGGCTACCACCTGGACCTTTTCGTGGTGGGGGTGATGCTGGGGGTGTGCTCCCTCATGGGCCTGCCCTGGTTCGTGGCGGCCAccgtcctctccatctcccacgtCAACAGCCTGAAGTTGGAGTCGGAGTGCTCCGCCCCTGGCGAGCAGCCCCGCTTCCTGGGGATCAGAGAGCAGCGCTTCACCGGCCTCATGATCTTCCTGCTCATGGGCTGCTCCGTGTTCATGACATCCGTGCTCAAG TTCATCCCGATGCCAGTGCTGTATGGGGTCTTCTTGTACATGGGAGCTTCTTCTCTGAGGGGAATTCAG TTCTTCGACCGTCTGAAGTTGTTCGGCATGCCGGCCAAACACCAGCCGGACTTTATCTACCTGCGGCACGTGCCCCTGAGGAAGGTGCACCTGTTCACCGTGGTGCAGCTCACCTGCCTGGCTCTGCTCTGGATCATCAAGACCTCCAAGGCTGCCATCGTCTTCCCCATGATG GTCTTAGCCCTGGTGTTCATCCGGAAGCTCCTGGACTTCTTCTACACCAAGCGGGAGCTGAGCTGGCTGGATGACCTGATTCCTgagtggaagaagaagaaactggAGGatgcggaggaggag gaggaacacagcatcgtagcggaggaggaggggatcatCCAGGTGCCGATGGAGGGACACTACAA GACGGACCTTAGTGACCCAGCAACAGTAAACATCTCAGACGAGATGTCCAAGGGCTCGTTCGGAAACGTGTGGAAGAGTGTCAACCCAGAGAacgcagaaaaa